One segment of Strix aluco isolate bStrAlu1 chromosome 4, bStrAlu1.hap1, whole genome shotgun sequence DNA contains the following:
- the THBS1 gene encoding thrombospondin-1 produces MGPTAVLLLLLLTLGVPEAKRTAESGSDDNSVFDLFELIGFIRKGAGRRAPGVHLVKGPESSSPAYRIEDASRIPAVPDSKFQDLLDAIHAEKGFILLATLRQAKKSRGTLLSVEQKDGSGHVFSLVSNGKAGTLDLSLSGDGKQQVVSVEDALLATGHWKNITLFVQEDRAQLYVGCEKMENAELDIPIQNIFTRDLASSARLRIAKGGVNDNFQGLLQNVRFVFGTTLETILRNKGCSSSTSAIITLDNPINGSSPAIRTNYIGHKTKDIQAVCGFSCDELTNMFVELQGLRSMVTTLQDRVRKVTEENELIAKVVQITPGVCIHNGILHKNKEEWTIDSCTECTCQNSATICRKVSCPLMPCSNATVPDGECCPRCWPSDYADDGWSPWSEWTSCSVTCGNGIQQRGRSCDSLNNRCEGSSVQTRTCHLQECDKRFKQDGGWSHWSPWSSCSVTCGTGIITRIRLCNSPVPQLNGKPCEGDARENKSCQKDPCPINGNWGPWSPWDACTVTCGGGLQKRSRLCNNPEPQYGGKTCVGEARGTQVCNKQDCPVDGCLSNPCFAGTTCTSSPDGSWKCGACPAGYHGDGVHCQDIDECKEVPDACFVFNGVHRCENTEPGYNCLPCPPRFTGTQPFGRSVEDAMANKQVCKPRNPCTDGTHDCNKNAKCNYLGHFSDPMYRCECKPGYAGNGIICGEDTDLDGWPNENLVCVANATYHCKKDNCPNLPNSGQEDYDKDGIGDACDNDDDDDGIPDDRDNCPFIYNPQQYDYDRDDVGDRCDNCPYNHNPDQTDTDNNGEGDACAVDIDGDGVLNERDNCQYVYNVDQRDTDLDGVGDQCDNCPLEHNPDQEDTDSDRIGDQCDNNQDIDEDGHQNNLDNCPYVPNANQADHDKDGKGDACDHDDDNDGIPDDKDNCRLVANPDQADSDGDGRGDACKDDFDQDSVPDIDDICPENVDISETDFRRFQMIPLDPKGTSQNDPNWVVRHQGKELVQTVNCDPGLAVGFDEFNAVDFSGTFFINTERDDDYAGFVFGYQSSSRFYVVMWKQITQSYWDSTPTKAQGYSGLSIKVVNSTTGPGEHLRNALWHTGNTPGQVRTLWHDPRHIGWKDFTAYRWRLSHRPKTGYIRVVMYEGKKIMADSGPIYDKTYAGGRLGLFVFSQEMVFFSDLKYECRDP; encoded by the exons ATGGGGCCAACGgctgttctcctcctcctcctcctcacgctCGGCGTCCCCGAGGCCAAGCGCACTGCAG AGTCCGGGAGTGATGATAACAGTGTCTTTGATCTCTTTGAACTCATCGGCTTTATTCGGAAGGGAGCTGGGCGCCGGGCACCCGGGGTACACCTGGTGAAGGGACCCGAATCCTCCAGCCCTGCTTACCGCATTGAAGATGCCAGTCGCATCCCTGCTGTCCCTGACTCCAAGTTCCAAGACTTATTAGATGCCATCCATGCTGAGAAGGGCTTCATCCTCCTGGCCACCCTCCGGCAAGCCAAGAAGAGTAGAGGCACACTGCTGTCCGTGGAACAGAAAGATGGCTCTGGTCATGTCTTCAGTCTAGTATCAAATGGCAAGGCAGGCACCCTGGACCTGAGCCTTTCTGGTGATGGCAAGCAGCAAGTAGTGTCAGTAGAGGATGCCTTGCTAGCCACAGGACATTGGAAGAATATCACCCTGTTTGTGCAGGAGGACCGGGCTCAGCTCTACGTGGGGTGTGAGAAAATGGAGAATGCTGAACTGGACATCCCCATCCAGAACATCTTCACTAGGGACCTGGCCAGCAGTGCCAGGCTCCGTATTGCCAAAGGGGGAGTCAATGACAACTTCCAG GGACTGCTGCAGAATGTGCGGTTTGTGTTTGGAACAACTCTGGAAACTATCCTGAGGAACAAGGGCTGCTCCAGCT CCACTAGTGCCATCATTACTTTGGACAACCCCATCAATGGTTCCAGCCCAGCTATCCGCACTAATTACATTGGCCATAAAACAAAGGACATCCAAGCAGTCTGTGGTTTTTCCTGTGATGAACTAACAAACATGTTTGTGGAACTGCAAGGGCTCCGGTCCATGGTTACAACACTTCAAGACAGAGTTCGCAAAGTG ACCGAAGAAAATGAACTCATTGCCAAAGTGGTCCAGATCACTCCTGGAGTATGCATTCATAATGGAATCTTGcacaaaaataaagaagagtGGACTATTGACAGCTGCACTGAATGTACCTGCCAG AACTCTGCCACTATATGCCGGAAAGTGTCCTGTCCGCTCATGCCTTGTTCCAATGCCACTGTGCCTGATGGGGAGTGCTGCCCCCGATGCTGGC CTAGCGACTATGCAGATGATGGATGGTCTCCTTGGTCTGAATGGACTTCATGTTCTGTGACCTGTGGGAATGGGATTCAGCAGAGAGGGCGATCCTGTGACAGTCTCAATAACCGCTGTGAAGGGTCTTCTGTACAGACTCGAACTTGCCACCTTCAGGAGTGCGATAAGAGAT TTAAACAGGATGGTGGCTGGAGTCACTGGTCACCATGGTCATCATGTTCTGTCACTTGTGGCACGGGCATCATTACTAGAATTCGCCTCTGCAACTCTCCAGTACCACAGCTGAATGGCAAACCTTGTGAGGGTGACGCAAGAGAAAACAAATCCTGCCAGAAAGATCCTTGCCCAA TTAATGGCAACTGGGGACCATGGTCTCCATGGGATGCTTGTACAGTGACATGTGGAGGAGGACTTCAAAAACGTAGCCGTCTCTGCAATAATCCCGAGCCTCAGTATGGTGGGAAGACTTGCGTAGGTGAAGCTAGAGGGACTCAGGTCTGCAACAAACAGGACTGTCCAGTTG ATGGGTGTCTGTCTAATCCCTGCTTTGCGGGGACGACATGTACCAGCTCCCCTGATGGTTCCTGGAAGTGTGGTGCCTGTCCTGCTGGGTACCATGGTGATGGTGTCCACTGCCAAGATATTGATGAG TGCAAAGAGGTTCCTGATGCCTGCTTTGTCTTCAATGGAGTGCACAGGTGTGAGAATACTGAACCTGGGTACAACTGTCTGCCTTGTCCACCACGTTTCACTGGGACACAGCCATTTGGTCGCAGTGTTGAGGATGCCATGGCTAACAAACAG GTCTGCAAGCCACGTAATCCATGCACAGATGGAACACATGACTGCAACAAGAATGCTAAATGCAATTACCTTGGCCACTTCAGTGATCCCATGTATCGCTGTGAATGTAAACCAGGCTATGCTGGCAATGGCATCATCTGTGGAGAAGATACTGACTTGGATGGATGGCCAAATGAGAACCTTGTTTGTGTTGCCAATGCCACTTACCACTGTAAAAAA GATAACTGCCCTAATCTGCCCAACTCTGGGCAGGAAGACTATGATAAGGATGGGATTGGTGATGCCTGTGACAATGATGATGACGATGATGGTATTCCTGATGACCGG GACAACTGTCCATTCATCTACAACCCACAGCAGTATGACTATGACAGGGATGATGTTGGTGACCGCTGTGATAACTGCCCCTACAATCACAATCCTGATCAGACTGACACTGACAACAATGGAGAAGGAGATGCATGTGCTGTGGATATTGATGGAGATG GGGTCCTTAATGAAAGGGACAACTGCCAATACGTCTACAATGTAGACCAGAGGGATACAGACTTGGATGGTGTTGGAGATCAGTGTGATAACTGTCCACTGGAACACAATCCTGACCAG GAAGACACTGATTCTGACCGTATAGGCGATCAGTGCGACAATAACCAGGACATAGATGAAGATGGCCATCAAAATAATCTTGATAACTGCCCCTACGTGCCCAATGCCAATCAAGCTGACCATGATAAGGATGGAAAAGGTGATGCCTGTGACCATGACGATGACAATGATGGTATCCCTGACGACAAAGATAACTGCAGATTGGTTGCCAATCCAGATCAAGCTGATTCTGATG GTGATGGACGTGGAGATGCTTGCAAAGACGACTTTGACCAAGACAGCGTACCAGACATTGATGATATCTGCCCTGAAAATGTGGACATTAGTGAGACTGATTTCCGAAGATTTCAGATGATTCCCCTGGATCCCAAAGGAACATCCCAAAATGATCCAAACTGGGTTGTTCGCCACCAGGGTAAAGAACTGGTTCAGACAGTCAACTGTGACCCTGGCCTTGCAGTTG GTTTTGATGAATTCAatgctgtggacttcagtggcACCTTCTTCATCAATACAGAAAGGGATGATGATTATGCTGGCTTTGTATTTGGCTACCAATCTAGCAGTCGTTTCTATGTTGTCATGTGGAAGCAGATCACCCAGTCTTACTGGGACTCCACACCAACCAAAGCTCAAGGCTACTCGGGTCTCTCCATCAAAGTTGTGAATTCCACCACTGGTCCAGGAGAACACCTTCGTAATGCTCTGTGGCACACAGGAAACACTCCTGGCCAG GTGAGAACTTTGTGGCATGACCCTCGTCACATAGGCTGGAAAGACTTCACTGCATATAGATGGCGTCTTAGCCATAGACCAAAGACTGGTTACATCAG GGTTGTAATGTATGAAGGGAAGAAAATCATGGCAGACTCAGGACCAATTTATGATAAAACCTATGCTGGTGGTCGGCTAGGATTATTTGTCTTCTCTCAAGAAATGGTGTTCTTCTCAGATCTTAAATATGAATGCAGAG atccATAA